The Elephas maximus indicus isolate mEleMax1 chromosome 6, mEleMax1 primary haplotype, whole genome shotgun sequence genomic sequence ttgctcctggtgttgctttcttggtggcataaggccactttgtctctctgtttgccTCTCTTTTCTGTATCacaagagattggctgaagacacaattcaatcttaaaatgactcctgcctcattaacataactaccactaatccgatctcattaacatcatagagatgcaattcagtccatgacaccatgcaattcagtccatgacaccgtACAATTCAACTATTTAGAGTTTACAATTCCATGGTCTTTAGTATATGCACTGAGTTgtgcaaccaacatcacaaacaattttagaacattttcaatgactccaaaaagaaataccatattcATCAGCAGTCACTCCTTATTCCCACCTTCTACCAACACCTGACAGCCACTAATCTCCTTTCTGTCTTtatgaatttgtctattctggacattccatatgaatggaatcatgtgATATATGACTGCCTTTTTTTGGCTAGTATAAtgatttcaagattcatccatttgTAGCAttactttttattactgaatatccaggcatggaccagtaacttgaaatttgtCTCCAAAATTGGAGGGTGctgagagactgaagaaagaggcaggcaactCCAGTGTGGCAACATACGAGTTTTACAAGGAAGTCTTACAAACAAGGTGGCCCCTGCTGGCCCTAGGACCATGCAGACCTCTGTACCCAGCAATAGGCAGGGTGGAAGTTTCATAGTGATCAAGGACAAAAGTGGCTACAAGCCAGGGAGTTACAAAACTGCCTCAGCAAGGTCACATAACAGGGCTTGGAAAAGAGCAGTGAACTAACAGAAAAAGCTGTGGACTAATACAAAGTGTAAGGGCAGCCATGTTGGACCTCACAAAGCCTGTTTTCCCCTTCAGTCCATCCTCGAGGCCAGCTCTTAAAATCTCATGCATTCCGCCTCTCCCACAAAGTCCCTGAGGGCCCCAAGGGAAGGTGTCACTGTTGGGACAGACAGTGTTGCTGTAGTTGAAGGCACAGACCACACCAGCAGTATAGATAAACACAGCAGACAACCCCTATACCCAGGAAAAGAACAAGACCCATCAAAACACTATGCTAACTAGAGGAGAAATAGGATAACCAGGCAGCCAAAGCAGACCAGCCATCAGGTGTGTCCAGAGCTCCTACCAGTTCCTTCTTGTGGCCTAATAGATCAGTTATGTCCTGGTGGTAGTATGGTATATAGGTACACTATGCAGTCTTTACTACGGCACATATCCCACCTTGAACAGCTGTTAGAATGTCCAGATCCATTCAGTTCTGAAGGGCTACCTTCCTTATTTGGGTGGTTTTGGCAGTTAATAGCCACAAGCTTTCACTGTTGTCATTCAGGACACGTTTAGAAAAATTAGTTAAGGCATCAGTTTGTTCCATTACTTCTAAGGAGCCCATGGAGGGAATAAAAACAGTCAAAAGGTAATCATACCAGCGGAAAAGGCTACACTTGGCCCACCTGGCTTTCACTATGGGGTAATTCAGAGGTTTTGGTATAGTTTTCTTGACAGTCCCTGCAGTATAGGGTGGCCTCAAAGTGCAACACCCTATCAAATCTTGTGGTAACCAGGGCCACAGGTAATAGCCACACAGCCACTGGTTGCCATTAGGAGGGGGCTATGCTCCTGCCTTCCAGCTGGGGTGTTTATTATATTGCAACCAGTTAGTGGTACTAGGTATTATCAACCGTTGGCAGAGGAACACTAGAGTCCAGCCCACTATGGGAGCAGAGGACTTTGAGGGAGATGGAGGGGAGTACTTGAGGAAAGACAGTGGAACCTTGGTTCTTTTGTAACAGAGAAATATCTTCAGCAGTTAACacgatgtcatcaatgtaatgaaaTCAATGGACAGCAGCGGGGAAGGTGAAGAGTCAGATCTCTAACAGCCAAACCATGGCAAATagtgggactgtgcagatatcCTTGGAGGGGCACTTGAAATTCCCATTTCTGCCCCTCCCAAATGAAGGCAAACCGGTCCTGTGCGGGCTGGGTTAGAGGAATGCTAAagaaggcattggccagatctaACACAGCATGAATGAATAATtggcatctttgaattgtggtgttggcaaagaatattggatataacaaggactgcaaaaagaacaaagaaatctgtcttggaagaagtacaaccagaatgccccttggaagGAAGGTTGGCGAGCCtacgtcttacataatttggacatgttattaggagggaccagtccctggagaaggacatcaagcttggtaaagtagagggtcagcaaaaacgaggaagacccttaacaagatggattaacatagtCACTGCAaagatggcctcaagcataacaacaattgtgaagatggtgcaggtctgggcagtgtttcattttgttatacgtGGTGTCGTTCCCACCCAGGACTGTTGCACATCTCTTTGTAACTGCAGCTCTTCCTGTAGGGCTCTTATTGGTGCTTCGGCACCTAGCTGGGTGTCCATGGCCAGCCAAAGTGCACAGAGCAGTGGCCATCTCACAGCCACTACTGCTCATCTAGCTTCCTTTCCACACTTATGAAGTCATGCATAGTCTCAGAACCATGATATGCCTCTTGGCATTTTGGGGGCGTCCACGTACTCGTGAGGCAGATAGCGTGCATAAAGCATATGGGCAAAACCTCCACACATGGAGGTCGCTGGCCAACCCAGAATTTTCTCCGTGGATGCCTCAATCCCACTTGCCATTTCTTCAGTCTCCTGGCTGGCTTGGGCCAGTAGCTTGAAATTTGCCTCCAACATGGACAGCGTCGAGAGACCGAAGAAAGAGGTGGGCAACTCTAGTGTGGCAGAAAGAACTTTTATTAGGAAGACTTACAAAAGATGCAGTCCCTGGCAGCCGAAGGACCAGAGCATATCTACACAACAAGTAAGGAGTGTGGGGTGGAGGCGCTCAAGGACAAAAGTAGCTATAGCCAGGGAGTTATACAAGACTGCCTTAGCATGGTCACATGACAGGGGCTTGGAAAACAGCAGTGAACTAACGGAAAGAATGAGGGCAACCATGCTCAACCTTGCAAAGCCTATTTCCCCCTTTACTGAATAATAGTTCATTCTGTTGATAGTGCTACGTTTTATTTATCTACTCATCAGTTGACGGACATTTGGTTTGTTTTCACTTTTgggctattttgaataatgctgctatgaacatttgtgtatgtttttgtgtggacatatattttcagttctcttgggtgtgtatctaggagtggaatgctGGGCTGTATGGTAACTATATATTTAATCATCTGAGGGAATGtcagattgttttccaaagtggctacaccatttttttattgtggtaaaatacatacaaaattcACCATTTAAACTGTtataaagtgaacaattcagcgGCATTCAGTACATTCACATTTTTGTGCAACTATCACCTTTATTTACTTGTAGGACATTTTTCTCACCCCAAAGTGGAAACCTTATGCCCTTTAGGCAGTCACTCCccactccctttctccctcccctgaCAAACACTAATGtgctttctgtctccatggatttgcccattctatatttcatataaatggaatcatgcaatatgtggcCTAAAATGTCTGGTGTCTTTCacttctactccgacacacacagggttgccgtgagtcaaagtcaacttgactgcatctgattttttttgtttttcttttagttagcatactgttttcaaggtttgtctatgttgtagcatgtatcataactttatttccttttactgttgagtaatattccattttaggcatagaccacattttgtttatccattcatctcttggagcccaggtggcacagtggttaagagtttggctgttaaccaaagggttggcagtttgaatacaccagccgctccttagaaactctatggggcagttctctgtcctgtagggtcactatgagtcagaatcggctcaagtgcaacagattttttttttttttttttgcttatacatCTCCTGGCGGGCATTTGaagtgtttccacattttggcttaTGAATATAGTTGCTAtgagcatttgtgtacaagttcttGTTTGAACACTTATTTTTAACTCTTGCGTATATAaccaggaatggaattgctgggtaatatggtatttctatgtttAGCCTTCTGAGAAACCATCAAACTTTTACATAATGCTGTACCATATTATAGTCCCATCCACAGTttttgagggttccaatttctccacatccttgcttgcgacatttgttattttccactttaaaaaattattattataagggtcctagtgggtgtgaagtggtatctcattgtggttttgatttgcatttctaatgacTAAAgagtttgagcatcttttcatgagcttcttggccatttgtatatcttctttggagaaatgcctagtcaagtttttgcccacttttttttttattggattgttgGTCTTTCGATTGTTAAGTTGTGGAagtcctttatatattctagtACAAGTCCTTTACCAGgtatatgatatatattttttcccattatgtgggttgtcttttcactctctgaTAGTGCCCTCTGATGAGCAAAAGCTTTTAATCTTTTGCTGATCTTCCTCCTTTCTGTCCTTttcccacttctgaaaatcagtcacacCTGGTCCTGTTTATTCCCAGGCAGCCATATCCAGGCCCCCTAGTCACAGGCTCCCCCCTGTGCAGAGAGAGCTGCAGAGGAGGGGCCTGGGCCAGGGCAGGAAGGGTGGAAGCACATCTTCTTGTGTTCCTGAAAAATGCACAGTGGAAACACCAGAACCAAACCCAAGACTCCTACCTGCACACCAGGGTCTCTGCCATTTCATGTCCAAAGACCAGTTGCCATtgcgtcaattttgactcatagtgaccctataagacagaataaaactcctctatagggtttccaaggctgtgatcttttcagaagcagactgccaaatatttctcccaagaagtggctggtagatttgaaccgctgaccttttggttaacagccaaacatttaaccattgcaccatcagggctccttcaacttCACGTAAGCTTCTCTTTTAGGCACAAATCCctagacaaaaggacaaatattaactTTGGGAGTATCAAAAATGCTGATGTCCTCCCTTCCCACTGACTTTCCTGCTCTGTTGGTTTCTGTTCAGTCACTTCTGACCCATGGTGTCCCCACATGGGCAGAGTAGaggggctccatagggtttccaggctgtggCCCTTCAGTAGcacatcactaggcctttcttctcaggcaactctgggtgggttgaaacttCCTATCATCTGGCTAGGAGTtgaacacttaatcatttgcactacccagggactacttctgtaaagattaaagccaaaaaaccctctggagctcagttctactctgtaacacatgggatctctgtgagttgaaatctagtcaacaacaactaagaacaacaGAGGGTATTTCTGTGAGGAATAGATTTGGTTACAGGTAACAAAAATCCTACCAACAGCAATGCCCTACTCAAGACGAGTGAGGGTTGGAACTTCTATCCGGCTCCTTCATCCACTCCTCCTCCCTCGGCCCACCTTTCAATCCCGCCATCACTCTAATCCCAGAACTTGAGGTGGATGATTCCACTGCATAGTCTTGAATCTATGAAGATAACTCTTTCTTTCCACTCTGAGAAATGTTGGTAAGAAAGTTGATACACACTGATAGCTGTTCACATGTGGACATGACTGATGAGGTGGAAACTGGGGAGCTCAGATGTAGCTCAGCATTAGGCCTCCGGAAGCCTTCCCAGCATTTTGTCAAACTGTCACCCTGCGTCTTTGAAGAGGGAGAGGCAGATAGGTggggacaaagagagaaagaaaccctGAAGCTCAGGCACAAGCTGATAAGGGACCTCACTGGTCCAAGTTAGCTGTGTGCTTAGAAAGTGTTAAATACgagttttgatttctttcatatcAAAGGGCAAAATTCAGAGCAAGGGAGATGTAGTTCAGGGAGATTGCTAGGAAGCCTGTGACTTAGTCGGTGTAAATGATTCTTCTGCACgattaatattttactttaatcCTTTCCAACATGGCCTTCCTTCTGCAAGCACTTCAGAGGGCTTCTGCTGGGGCTTTCTTGTTAGCACTTTGGGGTGTGATTGGAGGCGAGAAGCTGCTGGTTGTTCCTCAGGATGGAAGCCACTGGCTTAGTATGAAGGAGATAGTTGAGCTTCTCAGCGAGAGGGGACACGACATTGTGGTGTTGGTGCCGGAAGTCAATTTGCTTCTGAGGGAATCCAAATACTACACAAGAAAACTCTATCCAGTGCCATACCCCCAGAAAGAGCTGAAGGACcgtttctactcttttggtaacAGCCACTTTATTGAGAGATCTTTCCTGAGTGCTCCTCAGGCAGAGTATAGGAATATAAAGATTATTGGTGACATGTACTTCACCAACTGCCAGAGCCTCCTGAAGAACTCGGAAACCCTGCAATTCCTCAGGGAGAGTAAGTTCGATGCCCTTTTCACAGACCCGGCCTTGATCTGTGCCGTGATCCTGGCTGAGTACCTGGGCCTGCCCTCTGTGTACCTCTTCCGGGGCTTCCCTTATGTCCTGGAGTATGCGATCAGTGGAAGCCCAAACCCCGTGTCCTACATTCCC encodes the following:
- the LOC126077898 gene encoding UDP-glucuronosyltransferase 1-6-like, whose amino-acid sequence is MAFLLQALQRASAGAFLLALWGVIGGEKLLVVPQDGSHWLSMKEIVELLSERGHDIVVLVPEVNLLLRESKYYTRKLYPVPYPQKELKDRFYSFGNSHFIERSFLSAPQAEYRNIKIIGDMYFTNCQSLLKNSETLQFLRESKFDALFTDPALICAVILAEYLGLPSVYLFRGFPYVLEYAISGSPNPVSYIPRYYTQFSNKMTFCQRVANFLVNLLETPLFYLLFLRYQDLASNLLKRDVDLVTLYQNVSICLLRYDFVFEYPRPVMPNMVFVGGTNCKKRGRLAQVGGFSYF